Proteins encoded together in one Onychomys torridus chromosome 1, mOncTor1.1, whole genome shotgun sequence window:
- the Prdx3 gene encoding thioredoxin-dependent peroxide reductase, mitochondrial: MAAAAGRLLWSSVAQHVSAISRGISASAVLRPVASRRTCLTDILWSTSAQAKFAFSTSSTFHTPAVTQHAPYFKGTAVVNGEFKELSLDDFKGKYLVLFFYPLDFTFVCPTEIVAFSDKANEFHDVNCEVVAVSVDSHFSHLAWINTPRKSGGLGHMNITLLSDLTKQIARDYGVLLEGAGIALRGLFIIDPNGVIKHLSVNDLPVGRSVEETLRLVKAFQFVETHGEVCPANWTPESPTIKPSPTASKEYFEKVHQ; encoded by the exons ATGGCGGCCGCTGCAGGAAGGTTGCTCTGGTCCTCG GTTGCTCAGCATGTGAGTGCCATTTCCAGGGGTATTTCTGCCTCAGCAGTTCTTAGGCCTGTTGCTTCTAGAAGAACCTGCTTGACAGACATACTGTGGTCTACCTCTGCCCAAGCAAAGTTTGCCTTTAGCACCA GTTCCACATTTCACACCCCTGCAGTCACACAGCATGCACCCTATTTTAAGGGTACAGCTGTTGTCAATGGAGAGTTCAAAGAGCTGAGTCTGGACGACTTTAAGGGGAAATACTTGGTGCTTTTCTTCTACCCTTTGGATTT caCATTTGTGTGTCCTACAGAAATCGTTGCTTTCAGTGACAAAGCCAACGAATTTCATGATGTAAACTGTGAAGTGGTTGCTGTTTCGGTGGATTCCCACTTTAGCCATCTTGCCTGGATCAATACACCAAGGAAG AGTGGTGGTTTGGGCCACATGAACATTACGCTGTTGTCGGATTTAACTAAGCAAATAGCCCGAGACTACGGAGTGCTGTTGGAAGGTGCTGGTATTGCACTCAG AGGCCTCTTCATTATTGACCCTAATGGTGTCATCAAGCATCTGAGTGTCAATGACCTCCCGGTGGGCCGCAGTGTGGAAGAAACCCTCCGTTTGGTAAAGGCTTTCCAGTTTGTGGAGACCCATGGAGAAGTCTGTCCTGCCAACTGGACACCAGAGTCCCCTACG atcaAGCCAAGTCCAACAGCTTCCAAAGAGTACTTTGAGAAGGTCCATCAGTAG